One Bremerella alba DNA segment encodes these proteins:
- a CDS encoding 2-oxoglutarate dehydrogenase E1 component — protein MISDSSPRQSQAESAEELDLACYNASYVEQLLSKYQDDPNGVPENWRDFFDKQAAENGISANELGGRAPSFQPRSIFRESGGDSGGPVSGVGGNIKLQKVQYRADQLVTGYRTRGHYNAQLDPLKLNKQVRTPLSLESFGLTKSDLDERVYYTCGEQIDQIPLRELVQRLDGLYCNHIGYQFTHIDELNVQQWLIDRIERQSHIKELPNTVQKLILQRLTEATVFEEFVRKKYVGAKTFSLFGSEMLIPMLDLLVDRAASNNVREVVLGMPHRGRLNVLTNIIGQPPRELFAQFNDVDFHQFIGGGDVKYHLGNSVDKVTTSGAEVHLSLSFNPSHLEFINTVVLGRLRAKQDRTGDINRRKGMAVLIHGDAAFIGEGIVQETLNLSQLDGYKVGGTVHIIVNNQIGFTTSVDQSRSTRYCTDIACMLQIPIFHVNADDPEAVADVVSMAMDFREKFQRDVIIDLVCYRRLGHNEADEPSFTQPMMYKAIDKQAPIRESYLDRLVEQDRISVEEANEMSDKYQEFLKGEYDIAQEMKERSLRRPEGVWEEFDGGLEPTAEDPEHDPADECPETQIPVDRSAEILRMLATVPEDFHRNRKLSRIAEQRKEMANGERLLDWSSAEALAFATLSMEGHRIRLSGQDCQRGTFNQRHSVLHDTNDGHEHNIFSNLSPKQAPVEIVNSPLSEAGVLGFDFGYSLDYPTALVAWEAQFGDFSNAAQVIIDQFMASAEDKWRRLSGLVLLLPHGYEGQGPEHSSARLERFLWLAAEDNIQVAIPTTPAQYFHVLRRQMKRSWKKPLILFTPKSLLRHPAAVSSLEELASNKFERIIKDNRENPEKTSRVIMCSGKVYYDLAHYREEHQRHDVAIIRVEQPYPLKNHTVQAVLDQYEDGVPLYWVQEEPDNMGVWPYWKLRYGHRMFERFPLSVIARETSSSPATGSKAAHEFEQQQLLERAFNDT, from the coding sequence ATGATCTCAGATAGTTCCCCAAGGCAGTCCCAAGCGGAGTCGGCAGAAGAGCTCGACCTAGCGTGCTACAACGCTAGTTATGTCGAGCAATTGCTGTCAAAGTATCAGGACGACCCGAACGGTGTCCCCGAAAACTGGCGGGACTTCTTCGACAAGCAGGCGGCAGAGAATGGAATATCTGCCAATGAGTTGGGAGGCCGTGCACCTTCGTTTCAGCCTCGCAGCATTTTCCGCGAATCCGGGGGAGATTCCGGAGGCCCGGTTAGTGGAGTCGGAGGCAACATCAAGCTCCAAAAGGTGCAATATCGCGCCGACCAGCTGGTAACCGGCTATCGCACGCGTGGGCACTACAACGCCCAGCTCGATCCGCTCAAGCTTAATAAGCAGGTACGAACGCCTCTTTCCCTCGAATCATTCGGTCTGACGAAGTCGGATCTCGATGAACGAGTCTACTATACGTGCGGAGAGCAAATCGACCAGATTCCGTTGCGAGAACTCGTTCAGCGGTTGGATGGCCTGTATTGCAATCACATCGGTTATCAGTTCACTCACATCGACGAACTGAACGTCCAGCAGTGGCTGATTGATCGCATCGAGCGGCAATCGCACATCAAAGAGCTGCCCAACACCGTTCAGAAGTTAATCTTGCAGCGTCTGACCGAAGCGACCGTTTTCGAGGAATTCGTTCGTAAAAAGTACGTCGGGGCCAAGACGTTCTCGCTGTTTGGCTCGGAAATGCTCATTCCGATGCTCGACTTGTTGGTGGACCGAGCGGCTTCCAACAACGTTCGGGAAGTGGTGCTGGGGATGCCCCACCGGGGCCGCTTGAACGTGCTCACGAACATCATCGGGCAACCCCCGCGAGAACTGTTTGCTCAGTTCAACGATGTCGATTTCCACCAGTTCATTGGTGGTGGCGACGTCAAATATCACCTGGGCAATAGCGTCGATAAAGTGACGACTTCCGGAGCTGAAGTCCATCTGTCTCTCTCGTTCAATCCGAGCCACTTAGAGTTTATCAACACGGTGGTGCTGGGACGTCTGCGAGCGAAACAAGACCGAACCGGGGATATCAATCGCCGCAAAGGGATGGCCGTGCTGATTCACGGCGACGCGGCCTTTATCGGCGAAGGGATCGTCCAGGAAACGCTTAACTTGAGCCAGTTAGATGGTTACAAGGTCGGTGGAACGGTCCATATTATTGTCAATAATCAGATCGGCTTCACGACTTCCGTCGATCAATCGCGCAGCACACGGTACTGTACCGACATCGCTTGCATGCTGCAGATTCCCATTTTCCACGTCAATGCCGACGACCCCGAAGCCGTGGCTGATGTGGTTTCGATGGCGATGGACTTCCGTGAGAAGTTCCAGCGTGATGTCATTATCGACTTGGTTTGCTACCGACGTCTTGGTCATAACGAAGCGGACGAACCTAGCTTCACCCAGCCGATGATGTACAAGGCGATCGACAAGCAAGCGCCCATTCGTGAAAGCTACCTTGATCGACTGGTTGAGCAAGATCGGATTTCGGTCGAAGAAGCCAACGAGATGTCGGACAAGTACCAGGAGTTCCTCAAGGGCGAATATGACATCGCCCAAGAGATGAAGGAACGTTCCTTGCGTCGTCCTGAAGGTGTCTGGGAAGAATTCGACGGCGGCCTAGAGCCCACGGCGGAAGACCCAGAGCATGATCCAGCCGACGAGTGCCCCGAGACGCAGATTCCGGTCGATCGCTCGGCTGAGATTCTACGGATGTTGGCTACTGTGCCGGAGGACTTTCACCGCAACCGCAAGCTAAGCCGGATCGCTGAACAACGCAAAGAGATGGCCAACGGCGAACGTTTGTTGGACTGGTCTTCTGCGGAAGCTTTGGCATTTGCGACTCTTTCGATGGAAGGGCATCGCATTCGGCTTTCCGGCCAGGACTGTCAGCGTGGTACATTTAATCAACGCCATTCGGTGTTGCACGATACCAACGACGGCCACGAACACAACATCTTCTCGAATCTGTCGCCCAAGCAGGCCCCCGTCGAGATCGTCAACAGCCCGCTCAGCGAAGCTGGCGTATTGGGCTTCGACTTCGGGTATAGCTTGGACTATCCCACGGCCCTGGTGGCCTGGGAAGCACAGTTCGGCGACTTTAGTAATGCCGCCCAGGTTATCATCGACCAGTTCATGGCCAGTGCGGAAGACAAGTGGCGTCGTTTGAGTGGTCTCGTGCTACTGTTGCCGCACGGCTACGAAGGCCAGGGGCCAGAGCACTCAAGTGCCCGCTTGGAACGTTTTCTATGGTTGGCCGCGGAAGATAACATTCAAGTTGCCATTCCGACTACGCCAGCCCAGTACTTCCACGTTCTTCGCCGACAAATGAAGCGATCGTGGAAGAAGCCGTTAATCTTGTTTACCCCTAAGAGTCTATTGCGTCATCCGGCGGCCGTATCTTCGCTTGAGGAACTGGCCAGCAACAAGTTCGAGCGGATCATCAAAGACAACCGCGAGAACCCCGAAAAGACGTCGCGAGTGATTATGTGTAGCGGCAAGGTCTACTACGATCTGGCTCACTATCGCGAAGAACATCAACGTCACGATGTAGCGATTATTCGCGTTGAGCAACCTTATCCGCTGAAGAATCACACGGTTCAGGCTGTCCTCGATCAATATGAAGACGGCGTCCCCTTGTATTGGGTCCAGGAAGAACCTGACAATATGGGCGTGTGGCCTTACTGGAAACTACGATACGGGCATCGTATGTTCGAGCGATTCCCTCTTTCGGTCATCGCCCGGGAAACATCTTCCAGCCCGGCAACCGGATCCAAAGCGGCTCATGAATTCGAGCAGCAACAACTACTCGAACGAGCCTTTAACGATACCTAG
- a CDS encoding LacI family DNA-binding transcriptional regulator, whose amino-acid sequence MAKKTARTAVRMKDVAEVAGVSRMAASAVLMGTGNGRIRVSEETAEVIRKAAVDLGYRPNIAAQQLAGKKSNVVALVVRETRNFLTQKVTAELQREAEELGLRLLSVGSYPKLDGLKRVVQDLDAGWVDGVMYLAYENEEQWDEVGKLFESRQNVLTVLENPGGKGTCRVISDVRSGAMETIDHLVSTGRKKVALLTEQRKSPSILDRIVGYREALAKHDKELCEDQIVVDTQGWLVNDPTTYPRFDKICRHLVEDIGADAILCDTDFNSVAVCRSLRRLDLSVPDKVAVIGWHDLQFSSLLDPPLTTVAHDLPALLKAAVSVIQSESDEKPSEILVPTKLRIRHTS is encoded by the coding sequence ATGGCCAAGAAGACTGCACGAACTGCTGTCCGCATGAAAGATGTCGCTGAAGTGGCAGGCGTTTCGCGCATGGCCGCTTCGGCTGTGCTGATGGGGACCGGCAACGGACGAATTCGTGTTTCGGAAGAAACCGCCGAAGTCATCCGAAAAGCAGCCGTAGATTTGGGGTATCGACCCAATATCGCTGCTCAGCAGTTGGCCGGCAAAAAAAGCAACGTGGTCGCACTGGTCGTTCGGGAAACTCGTAACTTCTTAACGCAAAAAGTCACAGCCGAACTGCAACGCGAAGCGGAAGAGCTAGGGCTTCGCCTGCTATCGGTGGGGTCGTACCCCAAACTAGACGGGCTGAAACGGGTCGTTCAAGACCTCGACGCCGGTTGGGTCGACGGCGTCATGTACCTCGCCTACGAAAATGAAGAGCAGTGGGACGAAGTTGGTAAGCTATTCGAGTCTCGGCAAAACGTGCTTACGGTCCTCGAGAATCCTGGGGGGAAAGGAACTTGCCGCGTGATTAGCGATGTGCGTAGCGGCGCCATGGAAACGATCGATCACCTAGTCTCAACAGGCCGTAAGAAGGTCGCTCTGCTCACGGAGCAACGCAAATCGCCATCGATTCTCGATCGGATCGTTGGTTATCGAGAGGCACTTGCCAAGCATGACAAGGAACTATGCGAAGACCAGATTGTCGTCGATACGCAGGGGTGGCTGGTCAACGATCCGACGACCTATCCTCGATTCGACAAGATTTGTCGTCACTTAGTCGAAGACATCGGCGCGGATGCGATTCTATGTGATACCGACTTCAATTCGGTCGCTGTATGCCGGTCATTACGTCGTCTTGACCTTTCTGTCCCTGATAAGGTAGCTGTCATCGGTTGGCATGACCTTCAATTTTCCTCGTTGCTTGATCCACCTTTGACCACAGTTGCTCACGATTTGCCTGCCCTGCTCAAGGCGGCCGTGAGTGTTATTCAATCGGAAAGCGATGAAAAGCCATCTGAGATCCTCGTTCCGACCAAGCTAAGAATTCGCCATACTTCCTGA
- a CDS encoding GNAT family N-acetyltransferase has product MVTIRPSQPSDLNKLQTLFERFVRSADWLPPGSDKESDFAKTSEGERVFVAVSESDQLIGAVSVWEPESFIHCLFVDPDYQGQGVGTQLLESLAPWLSFPWKLKCLATNHRAIQFYRRRGWKKLETGTSDHGTYFLLWREAAAVSTD; this is encoded by the coding sequence ATGGTCACCATTCGCCCGTCCCAGCCATCAGATTTGAACAAACTACAAACGCTATTCGAGCGTTTCGTCCGTAGCGCAGACTGGCTTCCCCCAGGTTCAGACAAAGAGTCAGACTTTGCGAAGACAAGTGAGGGGGAACGCGTATTTGTGGCGGTCTCAGAATCAGACCAACTGATCGGAGCAGTTTCCGTTTGGGAGCCAGAATCTTTTATCCACTGTTTGTTTGTGGATCCTGACTATCAAGGGCAGGGGGTTGGTACCCAATTGCTTGAATCACTTGCCCCGTGGTTGTCGTTCCCCTGGAAACTCAAGTGCCTGGCAACCAACCATCGAGCGATCCAATTTTATCGTCGCCGCGGTTGGAAGAAGCTTGAAACAGGCACTAGCGACCACGGAACTTACTTCCTCCTCTGGCGAGAAGCTGCTGCCGTTTCCACCGATTAA